The Idiomarina loihiensis L2TR genomic sequence TGGCTACCTGGCAGTTAGCTGCGGTAGATTCCGCTCTCATACTCGAGCGCAGCAGTGGTCATTTTTTCGCTCGCATCGAGGCCGGCCAGACTATTTTGCTAAACAATTTCAGTTTTGTCTGGGCTATTCTTTTTGGCCTGACAGCCATTTTGAGCGCCGCGGCTGCTTTATTGTCAAACCACAAACAGTCATTACCCAAAGTCACTTTAAGAAAGCTGCTGGCTCACAATGGTCACGTCTGGTATTGCAGTATTCTGTACAACATGACGTTTGGTAGCTTTATTGGCTTTACTATGGCATTGCCACTGATGCTGGAATTTGTGTTTGGTTACAGCACCTTAATTCTGGTTTGGATGGGGCCTTTTATTGCTCTGTTAGCCAGGCCTTTCGGACGTTGGCTGGCGACTATTTTTGGTGGCGCTCTGATAACGCAAGTGAGTCTGTTACTGATGATGATATTTGGGGCTTTGGCTGGCCGCTACATGTATTTTGCTCAACATGGTGCCACTGAACTCTACTTTGAGCCTTTCTTCATCAGCATGCTGGGACTGATTTTTACCAGCGCCTTGGGGAACGGTTCAGTCGTTGTCAGTATGACCAAAGTCTTTCCCAGAACTTATACTCACAGAGTGTTAATTTGGGCGGGCACTATCGCTATGCTGGGCGCGGTTTATTTGCCCTTGCGCTTTGCCTGGGCTTTGCAGTCGCAAAACATGGACACCGTTTATATCGACTTCATTGTTTTCTATGTTATCGGGCTCTTGTTAAACGGTTTTGTCTATTTGCGCCGACGCGGCCAGTTCTATAACCCTTAAGAGTGTGGACGGTGTCTTTCACTATTGCAGCAAATAGTCCGGTGTAAAGGTGAAGCAAACTTCCGTGCCGCCGCTTTCCAGTCTTGAGATTTTTATTTCACCACCAAGATTACGACTGCGTTCCTGCATAATGGCTAACCCGTAATGATTAACCTTCTCCGCATTCTCAGGTAAACCGATGCCATCGTCAGTAATTTTAAGTTCCACGTCCTGTCCACTGGGCTGCGATAGGCTAATGTGTACTTCGCTTCCCTGACTGTGGTTTACCGCATTCTGACTGGCTTCACGAATAATTTGCAATAAATGGATTTCTTCGTGGGGCACCAGTGGAATATTATTAAGGCGATAATCCAGATGGACAACCATATTACTTTGTTCGGTTAACTGCTTAACCGTCGTCTGTAATGCGCTGTAAAGTCCTGAACCATCTACTTTTAAGCGGAAGGTCGTGAGCAACTCCCGCAACTGCCGGTAGGCTGAGTTTAGGCCCTCTCTCAGCTCGTTACTGACATCATCTATCGTGGCGCGATCGTTCTTCTCAATCCCCTTGTGTAGCCGCGTAACCTGAATTTTTAAGTAGGACAAAGCCTGTGCCAGTGAGTCGTGCAGTTCACGGGCTATAACGGTACGCTCGTGCATTAACGCCAGCCGCCGCACTTGCTCTTCCTCAGATTTCAGGCTTTGTGATAGAGCAAGCTGATCCGCTGTGGAACTCATCAATTGCTGTTGCCAGGTCGCCAGAGGCTGTCCTTGTTCGCAGCGAACAATTAATACACCGTAGTTTTGATCTTCTCGTTTTAGCACAAAGCGATAAACCAGTTTGTCTTCTATTACCGAAGCACCAGGGCCTGCTTTAAGGCAGGTAGCGCAGTCACCGGCCTCACAGGGTTCGTGTGAACTGGGACGCGGTTGCAGTTGCAAAAACGGGCGGTTGCCTTCTTCCGTTAGCAGGCATAACTCAATGTCATTTACTTCACCAATTTCGTAGAGCTTTTCAATAACTTGCTGGTAATTATTGTAGTCATAACTGTGCACGATAATGGAGCGGGCGGTATCGTACAGAAAGGACAACACCTTGTTTTTGCGCGACAGTTCCTGAGTTTGCTGCTCTACCCGGCGTTCAAGACCACCGTAAAAGTAGCTGACGGTTTCCGACATCTTGTTCATTGTGCGGGAGAGCTGGCCTATTTCATCTTCGTTATCGATTTTTGACTTAGCGGTAAAGTCGCCCTGACCCAAACGTTTGGAAACCGCCAGCAGGTGTCGAAGCGGTTGGTTGATTTTT encodes the following:
- a CDS encoding MFS transporter encodes the protein MSDVRDYLGSRALSRGLTLSVLLLGVTFWASWSVIVVLLAKSNLNLSPVQLLSLVAIAGASGAVSKLLGTLLVNILGRWMPTVIATLMLLMSIISYVQFSAVQLSYPILVALAAGSGMGCMMFAPAFDLTRQSKVMIPLPLSMSLVIGMMIFSLFLAQLVVPLLATWQLAAVDSALILERSSGHFFARIEAGQTILLNNFSFVWAILFGLTAILSAAAALLSNHKQSLPKVTLRKLLAHNGHVWYCSILYNMTFGSFIGFTMALPLMLEFVFGYSTLILVWMGPFIALLARPFGRWLATIFGGALITQVSLLLMMIFGALAGRYMYFAQHGATELYFEPFFISMLGLIFTSALGNGSVVVSMTKVFPRTYTHRVLIWAGTIAMLGAVYLPLRFAWALQSQNMDTVYIDFIVFYVIGLLLNGFVYLRRRGQFYNP
- a CDS encoding ATP-binding protein, whose amino-acid sequence is MIRNASIINVFRVSLALIVIVASASSLSAFWLLEKSEQDAELINVAGSHRMKAYKFALQLSSGKKVQASETAQEIDTLWEQPLLHRHFVKAGGSIQQLAKDARTEWQRVHSEIAEQDFARFSQQQSNAIDNYVNQLDTLVGQLQEHSERRMETVRSSLALASFFIVAIFFFLLTVLKRKINQPLRHLLAVSKRLGQGDFTAKSKIDNEDEIGQLSRTMNKMSETVSYFYGGLERRVEQQTQELSRKNKVLSFLYDTARSIIVHSYDYNNYQQVIEKLYEIGEVNDIELCLLTEEGNRPFLQLQPRPSSHEPCEAGDCATCLKAGPGASVIEDKLVYRFVLKREDQNYGVLIVRCEQGQPLATWQQQLMSSTADQLALSQSLKSEEEQVRRLALMHERTVIARELHDSLAQALSYLKIQVTRLHKGIEKNDRATIDDVSNELREGLNSAYRQLRELLTTFRLKVDGSGLYSALQTTVKQLTEQSNMVVHLDYRLNNIPLVPHEEIHLLQIIREASQNAVNHSQGSEVHISLSQPSGQDVELKITDDGIGLPENAEKVNHYGLAIMQERSRNLGGEIKISRLESGGTEVCFTFTPDYLLQ